In Micromonospora sp. WMMD980, the following are encoded in one genomic region:
- a CDS encoding Fur family transcriptional regulator: MSESSLAELLRSRGLRLTAQRQLVLRAVLELGHATPEQVHTAVREVAAGVNITTIYRTLELLERLGLVTHTHLSHGSPTYHAAGEHQHVHLVCRECGAIDEISPEMLRPLADQLATQRGFQVDIGHVALFGVCGRCAQNGELT, encoded by the coding sequence GTGTCCGAATCCTCCCTCGCGGAACTGCTCCGCTCGCGCGGGCTGCGGCTGACGGCGCAGCGGCAGCTGGTCCTGCGGGCCGTCCTGGAACTGGGGCACGCCACCCCGGAGCAGGTGCACACCGCGGTCCGTGAGGTCGCGGCCGGGGTCAACATCACCACCATCTACCGCACCCTGGAGCTGCTGGAACGGCTCGGCCTGGTCACCCACACCCACCTGTCGCACGGCTCGCCGACCTATCACGCGGCCGGCGAGCACCAGCACGTGCACCTGGTGTGCCGGGAGTGCGGGGCGATCGACGAGATCTCCCCGGAGATGCTCCGGCCGCTCGCCGACCAGCTGGCCACGCAGCGCGGCTTCCAGGTCGACATCGGGCACGTGGCGCTCTTCGGAGTCTGCGGCCGGTGCGCACAGAACGGGGAACTCACATGA